The following are from one region of the Rhipicephalus microplus isolate Deutch F79 chromosome 1, USDA_Rmic, whole genome shotgun sequence genome:
- the LOC142762292 gene encoding uncharacterized protein LOC142762292, whose protein sequence is MNEPKKRDFRARKARAKVPHRVWRRKPLRKVTAGSSRPTPPASPNQHNGHSDEIDAALNFVSASEVKIGLFENDRAASDRNSVSAVICDISALTVLISGAACPACHTCTLAVRGPVEKRKGLSAFLELHCANSECPESVLSSVHTSSRVVPGELANGASGSREYRSGSSRDSFAVNVKTVVAARAISIGHEQLSRFCAILGLPTPLHHKNFIAIGKKVHAAAMKAMEENMEKARVHTKEMVGSSDVAVMFDGTWQKRGHKSHNGVGTAVSVDTGLCLDFEVLSNFCLACSRHKDIGSEEQVWQAYHGPVCEKNVDCSSHAMETEAAVRIWTRTPSYETPLRFTTFLSDGDSKAFNAVFEAKVYGETSIVKEDCTNHVAKRLGTSIRKLKTSLPRGEKLKDGQIQKLQNYYHIAITSNRGNVREM, encoded by the coding sequence ATGAACGAACCGAAAAAGCGCGATTTCCGAGCTCGGAAGGCTCGGGCGAAGGTCCCGCACCGAGTGTGGCGTCGCAAACCTCTACGGAAAGTGACAGCGGGAAGCAGCCGTCCGACGCCTCCGGCTAGCCCTAACCAGCACAACGGCCACTCGGACGAAATCGACGCCGCGCTGAACTTTGTGAGCGCTTCGGAGGTGAAGATTGGACTCTTCGAGAACGATAGAGCAGCAAGCGATCGGAACTCTGTGAGTGCTGTGATATGCGATATCAGTGCGCTTACGGTGCTGATAAGTGGAGCTGCTTGCCCTGCGTGCCACACCTGTACCCTCGCGGTGCGTGGACCGGTCGAAAAACGGAAGGGTCTCTCGGCGTTTCTTGAGTTGCATTGTGCGAACAGTGAGTGCCCTGAATCGGTACTTTCTTCTGTGCACACCTCGAGCCGTGTTGTGCCTGGTGAGCTTGCGAACGGTGCTAGCGGAAGCCGGGAATATCGGAGTGGGAGCTCCCGCGACAGCTTCGCCGTGAACGTCAAGACAGTGGTAGCTGCGCGCGCGATTAGCATCGGGCACGAACAGCTTTCACGTTTTTGCGCCATTCTTGGCTTGCCGACGCCGTTACATCACAAGAACTTTATTGCGATCGGCAAGAAAGTTCATGCTGCGGCCATGAAAGCCATGGAGGAAAACATGGAGAAAGCGAGAGTTCACACGAAAGAGATGGTCGGCAGCAGTGATGTTGCCGTGATGTTTGATGGTACGTGGCAAAAGCGGGGCCACAAGAGCCATAACGGCGTTGGCACAGCTGTGTCTGTAGACACTGGCTTGTGCCTCGATTTTGAGGTTCTCTCAAACTTCTGCCTTGCGTGCAGCCGGCACAAAGACATCGGGAGCGAAGAGCAAGTGTGGCAGGCGTACCATGGCCCAGTTTGTGAGAAGAACGTTGACTGCTCCTCTCATGCTATGGAAACTGAGGCAGCAGTGCGCATATGGACGCGGACTCCCTCATATGAGACACCGTTGCGCTTTACCACATTTTtgagtgatggggacagcaaagcCTTCAATGCTGTCTTTGAGGCCAAAGTGTACGGTGAAACATCCATCGTGAAGGAAGATTGCACCAACCACGTAGCCAAGCGCCTGGGCACTTCAATTCGCAAGCTCAAGACTTCTCTTCCACGTGGCGAGAAGTTGAAGGACGGGCAAATACAGAAGTTGCAAAACTACTACCACATAGCCATCACCAGCAACAGGGGCAATGTCCGGGAAATGTAA